GCGCGCTAGTCTGCCTGCACGACGCCGACCTCCGGCGCATCGCCGGCGATCCGCGCCTCGCCGCCGAAACCGGGCTCGCCGAGCTGCGGGCGATGCTGCCCGGCCTGCTGACGCTGGAGGAGGCCATCGCCGCCTCCGCGCCGATCGGATTGTTGCTCGACGTGAAGCTCGCCGATCCGGCCGTTCTCTCGCGTATCCTCGACGCCGTCAGGGCAGCCGACGCCGCGGAGCGTGTGCTGCTGGGCCTGCGCTCGCTCGACCTCATCCCTGCGGCCCGCGCGCTGTCGCAGGAGATCGCGATCCTTGCGCTGGTCCCGGATCCGGAAGCCTACGAGCAGGCAAAAATCCTCGGCGCGAACTGGTTCCGCTTCTGGCAAGGCGAGGCGACGGCCGAGCGCATCGCAGCCGCGCGTGCCGTTGGCCTGCGCACAGTCGTGATGGTCGGGCAGCCGCGTTCGATTGCCATAGCCGGCTATCCGCCCTTTCCGGTCGGGCGGATCGATGCCGACGGGATCGACCGCGTCCTGTCGCTCGCCCCCGATGCGGTGATGCTCGACGATCCCCGCCTGCTGCTGTCGGCGCGCTCCGTCACGGCCCTGTCGTCTGGCTGAGGCATGGCAGCGCTATTGCGCGGGGAGCCGGACCGGCAGCGCCGCCGACCTCGATGCGAGACATGCCATGATCACCATTTCCCGCCGCCGTCTTCTGGAAGGTGCTGCCGCCGCCTCGGCGTTGCTCGCCACCCCGCAGGCCTTCGCGGCCGGCGAGACCCGCACGACCTTCACCGTCGCGGTCGCCGACCTGCCGGCGACGCTGGAGCCGGCGCGCGAGCTCTCCAATGTCGGCACGCGCGTCACCTACTCGATCTTCGATACGCTGATCCGCCGCGATTTCCTTGGCGCCAGCGATGGTGGCGGCTCGGAGCTGAAGCCACATCTGGCGACAAAGTGGGAGCGCGTCTCGCCCCAGGAGCTGATCGTCACGCTGCGCCAGGGCATCAAGTTCCACAACGGCGACGAGCTGACCTCGGAGGATGTCGCCTACACCTTCCGCGACGGTCGCCTCTGGGGCGACAAGGCCCAGATCCCCGGCGGCAAGCCCTATTTCGGCATCCTCGCCAGTGTCGAGCCGATCGACCGCTACAGCGTGCGCTTCCGTACCAAGGTCGCCGACGTGCTGCTGGAGCAGCGGCTCGCCTCCTGGTGCGCCTGGATCGTCAACAAGCGCGCCTATGAGGCGATGGGCTTCGAGGCTTATTCGCGCAAGCCGGTGGCGACCGGTCCCTATCGCGTCGTCTCGCATTCGGCAGCTGAAGCCACGGTGCTGGAAGCCTTCGACGACTATTTCATGGGCAAGCCGACGGCCCGGCGTGTCACCTTCCGGCGCGTGCCGG
This sequence is a window from Bosea vestrisii. Protein-coding genes within it:
- a CDS encoding glycerophosphodiester phosphodiesterase, whose amino-acid sequence is MSFDIRKITGPLPLAIAHRGGALLGPENTAEAFEQAKAVGADMVETDVRLSANGALVCLHDADLRRIAGDPRLAAETGLAELRAMLPGLLTLEEAIAASAPIGLLLDVKLADPAVLSRILDAVRAADAAERVLLGLRSLDLIPAARALSQEIAILALVPDPEAYEQAKILGANWFRFWQGEATAERIAAARAVGLRTVVMVGQPRSIAIAGYPPFPVGRIDADGIDRVLSLAPDAVMLDDPRLLLSARSVTALSSG